GGCAAGACGGACCCGCGACAGGCCTCCGGCCAGTGCCTGTGCCGGCGTAATGCTCACAACGGGCGGGGCAGGGGGCGCCTGGACCGGCGGCGACAGAGCCAGGGGCACGGCCTGGCTCTGGATCAGCCGCCATGCGGCAATGGTCTGACGAAAGCGCTCGGCATCCCCGCCCGCGACATCGGGCCGGGCGGCCTTGATGGTGGTCCGAAAGGCCGCTGTAACGACCTCCGCATCGGCCGGACCGGTCAGGCCCAGCAAGGCATAGGCCTGATGGATCGAGGAAACGTCGGATGTGGACCTAGCGCGCATCCGGCACTTAGGCCGCCATCATGGTCAAGACCGGGTTAACCGTACGAATCGCACTGAGCTAAAAATCGCCTTAAGTCATGTCGGTGCTCGCACGGGCCGTTCGACGTACCCCTGACAGGCGGCTGACCGCAGGTTCGAAACACTGCAGACCATGGAGACATTCGCGTGCGCGTTATGGTGATGATGAAAGGCACTGAAGCCATTGAACAGGGAGTCCAGCCGAGCGAGGCCCTGATGGCCGAGATGATGGCCTTCAACGAAGAACTGGTTGCGGCCGGCATCATGATCTCGGGCGAGGGTCTGCAGCCTTCGTCCAAGGGCAAGCGGGTTGTGTTCGGCGGGCGGGACAAGCCGATCGTCTATGACGGCCCCTTTGCCGAGACCAAGGAACTGATCGCCGGCTTCTGGATCTGGGAGGTGAAGGACATGGACGAAGCCATGGCCTGGGCCGTCCGCATCCCCGACACCGACAAACTGCACGGAGAAGTCGAGGTCCGCCCGGTCGTCACCTTTGAGGATTTCGACAATATGACCCCGGAACTGTCCGCCCAGGAACAGTCGCTGCGCGAGCGGACCGGCGGCTAAGCCACGCTTTGACGCACCTGACGGGCGGGGCTTTGCAGGCTATAGCGGCGGGATGACAAACGCCGCCATTCCCGCCTCGCCCTCGCGTGAGGAATACGCCCGCGATTATGCCGCCGCCCTGGCCGCCAACGGGGACGAGACGATCTTCGAGCGGGACGAACCGATCGGTCTGTTCGTGGAATGGCTGGCTCAGGCCAAGGGGACAGAGCCCAACGATTCCAACGCCATGGCGCTGTCGACCGTCGATGCATCGGGCCTGCCCGACAGCCGGATGGTGCTGCTGAAGGACGTCGATGCCCGCGGCTTCACCTTCTATTCCAACCGCGAGAGCGCCAAGGGCGGGCAGCTGGCCGGACATCCGGCGGCGGCCCTGCTGTTCCACTGGAAGTCGCTGCGCCGACAGGTGAGGGTACGGGGCCGGATCGAACCCGTCACGGCGGAGGAGGCCGACGCCTATTTTGCCAGCCGCGCGCGCGAAAGCCGCATCGGGGCCTGGGCCTCGGATCAGTCGCGACCGCTGGACAGCCGCGCGGCGCTAGAGGCGGCGGTTGCGCGTGAGACTGAGCGATTCGACGGGCAGGACGTCCCGCGTCCGGAACATTGGACCGGCTGGCGGGTGGTGCCGGACAGCGTGGAGTTCTGGCGGGATCGCCCGTTCCGCCTGCACGACCGGCTGCGGTTCGACCGCGCAGGACCGGCCTGGATCCGGACCCGGCTCTGGCCCTGATGGGTCAGGTGCCGTAGCGGGCGAGGAAGGTTTCGACCGCATCGGCGGCGATCTGGTCCACCGTTCGCCGGGTGCGGACCTCTTCGCCCGTGACCAGGGGCACGAAGAAGACCGGGTGTTCGACCATGCCCATCAGCTGACCGGCCGCCCAGGACGGCTTTTCGCAGGCGATCTCGCCGCGATCGATCATGGTCTGGATCACCCCCATCAGACTGGCCCCGAAGAAGTCTCGTCCTCGTTCGAAAAAGCTCATGGCCACGCTTTTGAAGCGGGGCCGTTCAGCCATCACGAGCCGGAAGACCGAACGCACGAACGGATCGCTCATGAACCGGGCATAGGCGGTCAGGAAACTGGTCAGCTGAACACGGGCGCTGCCCTGCTGCGAACGCACGAAATCCATCTGGGCGGCGAAGTCGTTGGCAGCGTCCTCGATCACCGCCTTGAACAGTTCGGCCTTGCCGGGGAAGTAGCCGTACAGTGTGGCGGTTGAGACGCCGGCTTCGCGTGCGATCGGCTCCATGCGCGTCGCGGCATAACCTTCGCTCATGAAGTAGCGGCGGGCGTGGTGCAGCACCGCGTCACGGCGCGTGTCCTGATGGGGCGGGCGGACGTCCTGGACAGACATAAGTGCGAAGCGATTCAGCAAGATGCGGGAAGAGGCCTGGATCGTGCCGCGTCTGCTCATGCATCGCAAGAGCCAAACCCCCGTTCACCTAGCGTCGTCAGGTCTGAACGTGCTGGGCCAGCAGGGGATGTGCCATGACCGGGGCGGCCAGGCGGATCACGGCTTGAGGGTCCTCTAGGCGCACAGCGGCCGTCGCATCGGCCACGATGAAGTCGGCGTGGACCTTCGAAGGTTCCGTCAGCCGCTCGTGTCCCGGTCGTACCGTGCCCAGATATTGGGCGACGACGGAGGCTGCGGTGCGCCCGCGCTCGGCCTGATCCCGCAGCAGCCGACGGATGAACCGGATGTCTGGCGGGGTATCGACGAAGACGCGGATGTCGAACAGGGTCACCAGGCCGGGCGTGCACAGCAGGTGGGTGCCCTCGACAATCACGACCGGTGCAGCCGCCACGGGCTCGCCTCCCGGTTCGCGACCGTGATGAATGAAGGAATAGATCGGGGCCACGATGGCCTGACCGTCTTTCAGAGCCTTCAGATCAGCCATCAGCCGCTCATGATCGCGCGCGGCGACATCGTCGAAATCGAACGTCGCGGCATCAAAATCGGGCAGGGCTGCGGCGTCGCGATAATAGGAGTCCTCGCGCAGCAGGACGGCAGTCCCAGCCGGCAAGGCCGAGACGATAGCCTCGGCGAGGGTGCTCTTGCCGGAGCCAGAGCCTCCGGTGATGGCGATCAGAACGGTCATGGCCGGCCTGTAGCCGCAAATGAAACTTTGGACCATCAAAAGCCCGCGCGGACGGGCTTTCCTGACCCTGCGTCACATTGCTTATCGTTGGTCAGGTCGATAGCTTGATCACAAGCACCGCGTTCAGCCGGGCAAATGAGGAACACCATGCAGGGATTGATGCAGGACTGGCCGCTGACGGTCGACAAAATCCTGGACCACGCGAAGAACTGGCATCCGCACCGCGAGGTCGTGACCCGTTCGGTCGAAGGACCCATCGTACGGATCAGCTATGCCGATCTTCACGCTCGCGCCAAACGGGTGTCGAGCGCCCTGCAGGGCTGGGGCGTCAAGACCGGCGACCGGATCGCCACCCTGGCCTGGAACACCGGCCGCCACATGGAGGTCTGGTACGGGATCATGGGTATCGGGGCGGTGTGCCACACCCTGAACCCGCGCCTGTTTCCCGAGCAACTGGCCTACATCATCAATCACGCCGAAGACCGGATCATCTTCGTCGACATGACCTTCCTTCCCCTGTTGGAAGCCGTACTGCCGCACTGTCCCAGCGTCGAGCGGGTCGTGGTCCTGACCGACGAATGGCATATGCCGGCGACCAAGCTGCCCAAGGCTGAATGCTACGAGCTGGTGCTGGCCGAGGCGTCCGAGGACGTGACCTGGGGCGGGTTTGACGAAAAGACGGCCTGCGGCCTGTGCTACACCTCCGGCACGACCGGCAATCCGAAGGGCGTGCTGTACTCGCACCGGTCGAACTTCATTCATACGCTGCTGGGCATGCAGTCGACGGTCCTGGGCCCGTCGCCCAAGGAGGTCATCCTGCCCGTGGTGCCGATGTTCCACGCCAACGCCTGGGGCATTGCCTTTGCGGGACCGGCGGCGGGATCGAAACTGGTCATGCCGGGCGCGCGCATGGACGGGGCGGCGATCTATGAACTGATCGAAGCCGAGGGCGTGACCTTCTCGGCCGCCGTGCCGACCGTCTGGCAGGGGCTGCTGGCTCACCTGCGCGAGCACAAGCTGAAAATTCCGACCGTCAAGCGGGTCCTCATCGGGGGCTCGGCCGTGCCCGAGAGCCTGATCCGGGCCTTCAACGACGAGTTCGACATCGAAGTGCTGCAGGGCTGGGGCATGACCGAGACCTCGCCGATCGGGACCCTGTCCAACCTGACACCGGAACTGGCTGCCCTGCCGTACGACCAGCAGATGAAGTGGCGCATCAAACAGGGCATGCCGCCGCTGGGCGTCGAGCTGAAACTCAAGAACTACGCTGGCCAGGACATGCCGCACGACGGCACCACCTATGGCCGCCTGATGGTTCGGGGCCCCACCATTGCGGGGGCCTATTTCAAGGGCGACGGCGGGGAAATCCTGGATAACGAAGGTTATTTCGACACCGGGGACGTCTCGACCATCGACGAGCACGGCTTCATGCAGATCACCGACCGGGCCAAGGACGTGATCAAGTCCGGCGGGGAATGGATCAGCTCGATCGAGATCGAGAATATCGCTGTGGGTCACCCCAAGGTCGAACTGGCTGCGGTCATCGGCATGCACCATCCCAAATGGGACGAACGTCCCCTGCTGGTGATCAAGCTGAAGCCTGGCGAGACCGAGGACAAGCAGGAGCATCTGGCCTTCCTGGAAGGCAAGATCGCCAAATGGTGGATGCCCGATGACGTCGTCTTCGTGGACGACATCCCGCTGGGCGCGACGGGCAAGATCGACAAGAAGCTGGTCCGCGAGCGGCTCAAGAGCTTCATCGACGGCGGAGCACAGGGCGGGTGAGCGGCGGCACCGGGCCGCAGCGCCGAAACGGCGGGGGCGGTTTGAAGTCGATGCTGTGGCTGCTGGCCCTCGTCGTGCTGGCCCCGCTGACAGTAGTGGTCGCGGCGATGGGAACCGGCGTCGGGCTGTGGTCCCCTGAGATCGGCCTGGACCTGCTGACCTTTCGCATCGGGCGGTTCCTGGCCCTTGCGGGGGTAATGGCCGGACTGATCTCTGTGGTCTTGGCGCTGCGCGATTTGCGGCGACGCGGCGTTCTTGCCGCCGTGACGGTGCTGATCGCGGCGGGCGCCCTGGGCGGCTATCTGATCCAGGGGGCGCGCATGCAGGTGGCGGCGCCGAACGATGTGACCACGGATACCGCCGAAGTCCCCGGGTTCTCGCGCTTGATCCAGGACCGCCGGACGGCTGCAGGGGCGGCGCAACCCGGCGTGGCCGCCACGTGTGATGGCGTGGCGTTCGCCCCCACTCAGGTGACGCCCGAAGTGGCGGCCGACGCGCTGCGTGCCGCAGGGTTCAGGGTCATAGGTGCCGCGCCGTTCCGCGCCGAGGGGACCCGCGTCGGCTCCGCCTTCGGCCTGACCCACGATGCCGCCATCCGTATCCGCCCCGGTCGGACGGATGTCCGCATCACGGCCCGCGATGATCGCGCCCAGGGCGATCAGGCCTGTCGCCTGCTGGCCACGGTCGTCCGCAACCTGACGTCCTGACGGGCTTGGCCTTGCACGTTTGAGCTAGGGTCAATACCCCTGTCGTCAGGGATGGGGGATCCGATGAGCGATACGACGACAGGCCAGGGGGAGCCGACAGCCGACAAGCCGGTTGCTTATGATCCCGTCCAGGACAGTCTCGGCTCGTTGTCAGGCGTTGATGAGCCCGGCCAGACCCTGACCTTTGACAGCACGCTCAAGCCCTCCAGCTTCCTCGGCCTCAGCCTGAAGAACGGCCTGCTGAACATCGTGACCCTGACCCTCTGGCGCTTTTGGGGAAAGACCGAGGTGCGCCGCCGCGTGTGGCAGGGGGTCCGCCTGAATGGCGACGCCTTTGAATACACCGGGCGCGGAATCGAGCTGTTCGTCGGCTTCCTGCTGGCCCTGCTGGTGTTGGGCCTACCGTTCCTGCTGGTCGTGTTTGGGGCCCAGTTCATGGGCCCGCTCGCGGCAGCTCTGCTGATCCTGCCTCTCTATTTCTTCATGTTCTGGCTGTGGGGCTTTGGCGTCTTCACAGCCTTTCGATACATGGCCAGCCGCACAACATGGCGCGGCGTCCGGTTCCGCCTGGGGGGATCGGCCACCGCCTATGGCTTCAAATATATTGGGGCCTTGTTTCTCAGCGGCATCACCATGGGCTGGTACTGGCCGACGGCGGAACGCAACCTGGCGGAATCGCTGTGGGACGAGGTCCGGTTCGGGAATCGCCGGGTCCGGTTCCGGATGGAGCGGGCCGAGAAGGAGGGGGTCTATGGGGCCTACGCCGTCGGCTGGTTCCTGTCCGCGCTTCCGTATCTCGGCCTCTTCGCGGCGCTCTTCGCCATCGCCTACTTCACTGGCAGCGTTTCAGCACCGCAAGTTGCCTCTGCGGGTCCGGCGCCGTCGCCGCAATCGATGGAGATCGCGCAGGTCGTCCTGACCTATCTGGCCATCCTCGTGGTGTCGCCGCTGGTGCTGCTGATCTGGGCTCCCTACCAGGCGGCCATGCTGCGTTCGATCGCGGCCGGAGTGACCATCGATAGCGCGGGGTTCAAGCTGAACGTCAAGGCCATTTCGCTGTGGTGGCTGACGGTGTCGAACCTGGCGGCCATCCTGTTCACCCTGGGCTTTCTGATGCCGTGGGTTCAGGCCCGGACGGCGAAATACATGATCGAGCGTCTGACCTCGGCTGGCACGGCCCGCCTGGATGAGGCGCAACAGACTGGCACCGGGCCCGGCTCCGGCGAGGGGCTGGCCGATGCCTTCGGCTTCTCCCTGATCTGACATGGACGCTCGTTTCCTCGATGGGCGCAGTGCCAGGGTCCGTTCCGCAACGGTCGAGATCGTCGACCAATCGCTGACCATCGCTGTGGACGGCACGACCCATGTCTGGCCGCTGGCCGGCTTGAGCGTCGTTCGACAGGGTGGCGAGGCTCGCCTGTCGCACCGCACCGACCGCGACGCGCGCCTGGTGATGGCCGTGGACGACTGGACCCGCCTCAGTGGCGCGCAAGGCACCGTCGTAGAGCGCCGGGGAAGGGGACGAGAGGTCCGGCTGGTCATGGGTCTGACGGCTTTTGCCGTCTCGGTCGCCGCCTTTGTGTTCGTGGGTGTGCCGGCTCTGTCCGGACCGATGGCCCGCGCCACGCCGGTGTCCTTCGAACAGCGGATGGGCCAGAATTTCGATGGCCAGATGGGGGCGATCTTCCCTGAATGCGCGGGCGAAGAGGGACAGGCGATTCTAGCGGCCCTGGGCGATCGTATCGCCGCCCAGGCCGATACCCCCTTCGACGTGAGGGTGCGCGCGGTCCAGGCGCCGATGCTGAATGCCTTCGCCCTGCCTGGCGGCCCGATCCTGATCACCGACGACCTGATCCGCGATGCCAAGAGCCCTGACGAGCTGGCCGCCGTGGTGGCCCATGAGGTGGCCCACATCGAAAAGCGCCACGTCATGCAGGCGGTGTGGCGCAGCCTGGGCGTCGGCCTGCTGCTGGATGCGGTCGTCGGTGGAGGCACGGGCGCGGGCCAGCAGGCGGTGATTCTGGCGGGCCAGGCCACCGATCTGCGCTATGGCCGCGATGCCGAAAGCGAGGCCGACGCGCGGGGCCAGCAACTGCTGCATGACCTGGGCCTCTCGTCGCGCGGCATGGCCAGCTTTTTCTGGCGTCTTGGCGGCGAACAGGAGGAGGGCGATCAGGCCCTGACGTCTGCCACTGAATTTCTTTCGACCCACCCGGACTCCACGCGGCGGGCCAAGGCTGCCAGGGCCGCCGAACGGACAGGGGCTCCCGCCCTGACCGCTCAGGAATGGGCGACGGTCCAGGCGACCTGCGAGACCGGCTCAGACAATCCGATAGACAGCCTGAAGCGACGGTTCGGGCTGGGCGGCGACGATGCCGCGCCGGACCAGGGACAGCAGATGCGCATGCACGGACAGACTGGCCGCCGGCCATAAACGCCGATCAACGGCCGCATAGAGCACCGGCACCATCTCTGCGATCTGGCGGTCGCCAGCGGCCAGTCTGGCGAGGACCTGACGTTCTCGCTCCAGGCGATGATCCCGATAGGCTTCCAGAAAGGGGCGGGGGTCGGTGATGGGTGCGCCATGCGTCGGCCACAGGGTATCGAATCCTCGGGCCAGGACCGCGTCCAGACTGGCCATGTAATCGACCATGTCGCCGTCGGGCGGGGCCACCACGGTCGTCGACCAGCCCATGACATGGTCGCCGCAGAACAGGGCGTTCTCCTCGATCAGGGCAAAGGCCAGATGGTTGGAGGCGTGACCCGGCGTGGCCAGGGTCTCCAGGGTCCAGCCGTCGCCCTCAATGCGCTCGCCGTCGTGCAGGATGCGATCGGGCACGAAATCGTCGTCGTCCTCCTCGTCCAGACCTATGGAGGCGTGGATCTGCCGAACCGGTGGCCGGGCGGCCAGAACGACCGCGCCGGTCGCCTGGGCAAAAGGACGTGCCAGCGGCGCGTGATCGCGGTGCGTGTGGGTGACTAGAACATGCGTCACCGTCTGACCCTCGACTGCCCGCAGCAGCGCGTTCAGGTGATCGTCGTCCGGCGGGCCGGGGTCGATCACCGCCACATCGGCTCCCGGCCCGTCGCGCCCGATCAGATAGGTCCCGGTTCCGGTGAAGGTGAAGGGCCCAGGATTGTTCGCCACCACCCTGCGGATCAGCGGCGAGACCCGATCGCAACGGCCATAGGCAAAATCCAGGGTTCGCACGAAAGGGATCATCGGCCTGTCCTTGAGCGATCGCGGCGCGGCCCTTGCCTTAACAAGACGTAAATCCTCCCTGGAGCGTGAGTCTTGGCCCTATCCATCGCATTGACTGTATCAAACCGGCTCATGCCCGTCGCGGCGGCATTGCTGTGTCTCATGGCGGCGCAACTGGCAGCCGCCTCCTGCACGCCCGAACCTGTGCCCTATGCCACGCGCGTCATGATCGAGCGCTGAGCGGCGGTGAACTTCACTGACGACGGACGCGGATGGCCCCGCTGCGCCCCACGACCAGCAGATAGCTGCCGAGCGCCGCTCTACGGATGCGAACGGGTTCTCCGGCGCGGTTGCGGATGCTGACGCGGTCGGTATCGATCTGACGCCACACGCTTCCGTCTTCCAGCACGAAGCGCCAGCGCCCGTCGCTCCCCAGGGTTGCCTCGACCAGCTTGGTCTCGATCGCCTGCACCGGGGCTTCCGCCGCGATGAGGTTTTGTCTGTCGTCAGCCTCGGCGGTGCCGAACGCCTGACGTTGGGCCTCCTGAGCCTGGCTGCGATCGACAATGAGGATTTGACCGCTGCGTAGCGCCTGGTCGAGTGCTGAGGACGCCGCGTCCAGGCATGCCAGACGCTGGTTCGGATCGGCGAGGCCACGGCAGCGTCCCAATTCGGTCACAACTTCGGGCACGGTTTGCCGTGGGTCTTCCTGGTGCCCAGTCACCAGAGGCGCATCGCTTGACGCGGTGGCAAGCGCGACGGCCAATATATTGATTAGATTAAACATTTATAGATTTTCCGTGCGCGTCTGCGTCAGTTGAGTTTGCCGGCCTTTTCTGATCGACGCTCAAGCCAAGCCTGACCATATCGTGTCATGAATACGACAGTTTGCTACCGGATCGTGACAGCGATGTATTTTCCTAGCCTATTGCGCGAGTCGGTGACTAACTCCCGCCATCGGCAGTCGCTGGATTACCTCCGACGATCGATGTCAACGCAAACGAGGTGCCGAAGACCGGACATTTACTGTCCTGCGGCACTAAGAGGGGAGACTACCTTTGAAACTCCAACAGAGCCGCCGCCGCTTGCTGGCGACGACGATCATCGCAGGGGCTTCGGCGCTGGCGTTCGCTGCGCCGGCCATGGCGCAGGACCCGGGCGCGACGAATGTCGATGATCTGGTCGTCACCGGCACGCGCATCGCGCGTCAGGACTATGTGGCCAACAGCCCGATCTCGACCGTGTCGTCCGAACAGATTCAGGCCCGCGGCGACGTCAACGTCGAGCAGATCCTGAACCAGCTGCCGCAGGTCGTTCCCGGCCTGTCCGCCAACTCCAACAACCCGTCGAACGGTTCGGCGACGGTCGACCTGCGCGGCCTGGGCGCAAGCCGCACCCTGGTGCTGGTCAACGGTCACCGCTTCATTCCGTACGACAAGAGCAATGCCGTCGACCTGAACAGCATTCCTGCCGCGCTGATCGAGCGCGTGGAAGTGGTCACCGGTGGTGCCTCGGCCGTGTACGGCTCTGACGCCCTGGCGGGCGTGGTCAACTTCATCTTCAAGCGCGACTACGAAGGTTTCGGCCTGGACACCCAGTACGGCATCTCGCGCTTCGGTGACGGCGAGCAGTTCAATGCCTCGCTGACGTTCGGTTCGAACTTCGCCGACGACCGCGGCAACGTGACCGGCTACGTTGGCTATTCGGACCGGGACGGCTTCTTCCCCAACTCCGACCGTCCGTGGTCCTTCCCCAGCGCCGCTGGCGGTTCCGGCACCGGCGAATACGGCGGCCTGAACAACCTGGCCCTGAACCCCTACACCGCCGCCGGCTGTCCGACGGCCAACCCCTGCCGCCGTTCGTTCCGCACGACGGGAGTCCCCGGTCCGTTCAGCAACGACTTCAGCCTGTCGCCGACCAGCGACCGTTATGACTTCTCGACTGTCAACCTGCTGCAGTCGCCGTCGGAGCGCTTCAACCTGGCGCTGATGGGTCACTATGACGTCACCGATAACGTCGAAGCGTTTGCCGAAGTCTTCTACACGGACAGCCGCAACAACTCGCAGCTGGCCCCGACCCCGGCGACCGGGATCAGCATCCCGTACACGAACTTCTTCGTGCAGAACTATCCGGCCCTGCTGGCCTATGCCAACTCGCGCCCGAACCCGACCGCTCCGCTGAACTTCGATCGCCGCATGTCGGAAGTCGGAGCCCGGATCCAGATGAACAACACCGATGTCTATCAGATCAACACGGGCCTCCGTGCCGATCTGGGCAGCGGCTGGGAACTGGAAGGCTTCTACAGCTACGGCCGCACTGAGCTCACCACCTCCATCCTGAACGACGTCTCGCGCTCGCGCCTGGCGGCTGCTCTGGCCGGTGGCGGCACGGCGACGACCTGCGCCCCCTCGGTGCAGGCGCTGTTCCCGACCTGCGTGCCGATCAACCTGTTCGGCCGTGGCACGATCACGCCTCAGGCCGCCGCCTTCGTGCGCCTGAACTTCACGGATCGCAGCGTCTTTGAACGCCAGAACGTCCAGCTGAACCTGACCGGCACGGTCATGGAACTGCCGGCCGGTCCGCTGGGCATCGCTGCGGGTGTCGAATATCGTGAGGACACCCTGTCCTACACGCCGGACGATGCCAAGAACGCGGGCGACATCTACGGCTTCAACGCCGAACGTGCCGTCTCGGGCAGCTCGGCCTCGACCGAAGCCTATATCGAAGCCGCCGTGCCGCTGCTGCGGGACGCGCCCTTCGCCAAGTCGCTGGAACTGGAACTGGGTGCCCGTCTGTCCGACTACGACACCGTCGGTCAGGTCTGGTCGTACAAGTTCGGTGGTTCGTGGGAGCCGGTCGATTCGGTTCGCCTGCGTGCCCTGTACCAGCGCGCCAGCCGTGCTCCGAACGTGTTCGAACTGTTCCAGGCCAACGACCAGGGCTTCCCGGCCGTTCTGGACCCCTGCACCACCGTCAACCCCGGCACGGGCGCCGCGCGCACCCTGTCGACCGGTGTCCGCAACTTCTGCCGTTCGCAGCTGGGCTTCGACCCGGTTACCGCCGGCTTCGTGGCTCAGAACACCCAGACCGAGTCGTTCTTCTTCGGTAACCCGGACCTGAGCGAAGAGAAGTCGGACACCGTCACCATTGGTGCCGTGTGGCAGCCCACCTTCGTCGACGGCCTGTCGATGTCGCTGGACTACTACAAGATCGAAGTCGAGGATTACATCGGCACGATCAGCGGCGGCGTCTCCGGCATCGTCGGTGCCTGCTTCGCGGCGGGTGCGGCGGCTTCGGCCACGACCCCGGCTCCTGTGTCCTCCATTGCCGAGTGCAACAACGCGGGTATCGGCCTGCCGCTGATCTTCCGCGATGCGGCCGGCAACCTGAAGGCGCGCGCGCCCCTGGGTAACGTCTCGGCTCTGGAAACCAGCGGCGTGGACTTCTCGACCCGCTATGGTTGGGATGTGCCGTGGGCCGGTGGCATGTGGGGCGAACAGCTGGATATCGCTGTCAACCTGACCTACCTGGACAGCTACGAGCTGGACGGTATCGAGTACGCTGGCACGGCTGGTGCCTATAACATCAGCGCCACCCTGCCTGAGTGGAAAGCCAATATCTCGCTGGGTTACGATGTTGGCCCGGTGCGTGTGGCCTACTCCGGCACGTTCATCGACGAGCTGGACAACCAGGGCAACATCCCTGACTTCCAGGACGGCGGGTACAGCGGCATCGACTCCTACTGGTACCACGACGTGAGCGGCACGTGGCAGGCGAC
The genomic region above belongs to Brevundimonas vitisensis and contains:
- a CDS encoding long-chain-fatty-acid--CoA ligase is translated as MQGLMQDWPLTVDKILDHAKNWHPHREVVTRSVEGPIVRISYADLHARAKRVSSALQGWGVKTGDRIATLAWNTGRHMEVWYGIMGIGAVCHTLNPRLFPEQLAYIINHAEDRIIFVDMTFLPLLEAVLPHCPSVERVVVLTDEWHMPATKLPKAECYELVLAEASEDVTWGGFDEKTACGLCYTSGTTGNPKGVLYSHRSNFIHTLLGMQSTVLGPSPKEVILPVVPMFHANAWGIAFAGPAAGSKLVMPGARMDGAAIYELIEAEGVTFSAAVPTVWQGLLAHLREHKLKIPTVKRVLIGGSAVPESLIRAFNDEFDIEVLQGWGMTETSPIGTLSNLTPELAALPYDQQMKWRIKQGMPPLGVELKLKNYAGQDMPHDGTTYGRLMVRGPTIAGAYFKGDGGEILDNEGYFDTGDVSTIDEHGFMQITDRAKDVIKSGGEWISSIEIENIAVGHPKVELAAVIGMHHPKWDERPLLVIKLKPGETEDKQEHLAFLEGKIAKWWMPDDVVFVDDIPLGATGKIDKKLVRERLKSFIDGGAQGG
- the pdxH gene encoding pyridoxamine 5'-phosphate oxidase; protein product: MTNAAIPASPSREEYARDYAAALAANGDETIFERDEPIGLFVEWLAQAKGTEPNDSNAMALSTVDASGLPDSRMVLLKDVDARGFTFYSNRESAKGGQLAGHPAAALLFHWKSLRRQVRVRGRIEPVTAEEADAYFASRARESRIGAWASDQSRPLDSRAALEAAVARETERFDGQDVPRPEHWTGWRVVPDSVEFWRDRPFRLHDRLRFDRAGPAWIRTRLWP
- a CDS encoding DUF1499 domain-containing protein, coding for MSGGTGPQRRNGGGGLKSMLWLLALVVLAPLTVVVAAMGTGVGLWSPEIGLDLLTFRIGRFLALAGVMAGLISVVLALRDLRRRGVLAAVTVLIAAGALGGYLIQGARMQVAAPNDVTTDTAEVPGFSRLIQDRRTAAGAAQPGVAATCDGVAFAPTQVTPEVAADALRAAGFRVIGAAPFRAEGTRVGSAFGLTHDAAIRIRPGRTDVRITARDDRAQGDQACRLLATVVRNLTS
- a CDS encoding M48 family metallopeptidase, with amino-acid sequence MDARFLDGRSARVRSATVEIVDQSLTIAVDGTTHVWPLAGLSVVRQGGEARLSHRTDRDARLVMAVDDWTRLSGAQGTVVERRGRGREVRLVMGLTAFAVSVAAFVFVGVPALSGPMARATPVSFEQRMGQNFDGQMGAIFPECAGEEGQAILAALGDRIAAQADTPFDVRVRAVQAPMLNAFALPGGPILITDDLIRDAKSPDELAAVVAHEVAHIEKRHVMQAVWRSLGVGLLLDAVVGGGTGAGQQAVILAGQATDLRYGRDAESEADARGQQLLHDLGLSSRGMASFFWRLGGEQEEGDQALTSATEFLSTHPDSTRRAKAARAAERTGAPALTAQEWATVQATCETGSDNPIDSLKRRFGLGGDDAAPDQGQQMRMHGQTGRRP
- a CDS encoding MBL fold metallo-hydrolase translates to MIPFVRTLDFAYGRCDRVSPLIRRVVANNPGPFTFTGTGTYLIGRDGPGADVAVIDPGPPDDDHLNALLRAVEGQTVTHVLVTHTHRDHAPLARPFAQATGAVVLAARPPVRQIHASIGLDEEDDDDFVPDRILHDGERIEGDGWTLETLATPGHASNHLAFALIEENALFCGDHVMGWSTTVVAPPDGDMVDYMASLDAVLARGFDTLWPTHGAPITDPRPFLEAYRDHRLERERQVLARLAAGDRQIAEMVPVLYAAVDRRLWPAASLSVHAHLLSLVRRGIVAAQPEPSLQAVYRIV
- the udk gene encoding uridine kinase yields the protein MTVLIAITGGSGSGKSTLAEAIVSALPAGTAVLLREDSYYRDAAALPDFDAATFDFDDVAARDHERLMADLKALKDGQAIVAPIYSFIHHGREPGGEPVAAAPVVIVEGTHLLCTPGLVTLFDIRVFVDTPPDIRFIRRLLRDQAERGRTAASVVAQYLGTVRPGHERLTEPSKVHADFIVADATAAVRLEDPQAVIRLAAPVMAHPLLAQHVQT
- a CDS encoding DUF898 family protein; this encodes MSDTTTGQGEPTADKPVAYDPVQDSLGSLSGVDEPGQTLTFDSTLKPSSFLGLSLKNGLLNIVTLTLWRFWGKTEVRRRVWQGVRLNGDAFEYTGRGIELFVGFLLALLVLGLPFLLVVFGAQFMGPLAAALLILPLYFFMFWLWGFGVFTAFRYMASRTTWRGVRFRLGGSATAYGFKYIGALFLSGITMGWYWPTAERNLAESLWDEVRFGNRRVRFRMERAEKEGVYGAYAVGWFLSALPYLGLFAALFAIAYFTGSVSAPQVASAGPAPSPQSMEIAQVVLTYLAILVVSPLVLLIWAPYQAAMLRSIAAGVTIDSAGFKLNVKAISLWWLTVSNLAAILFTLGFLMPWVQARTAKYMIERLTSAGTARLDEAQQTGTGPGSGEGLADAFGFSLI
- a CDS encoding YciI family protein, which produces MVMMKGTEAIEQGVQPSEALMAEMMAFNEELVAAGIMISGEGLQPSSKGKRVVFGGRDKPIVYDGPFAETKELIAGFWIWEVKDMDEAMAWAVRIPDTDKLHGEVEVRPVVTFEDFDNMTPELSAQEQSLRERTGG
- a CDS encoding TetR/AcrR family transcriptional regulator, translating into MSRRGTIQASSRILLNRFALMSVQDVRPPHQDTRRDAVLHHARRYFMSEGYAATRMEPIAREAGVSTATLYGYFPGKAELFKAVIEDAANDFAAQMDFVRSQQGSARVQLTSFLTAYARFMSDPFVRSVFRLVMAERPRFKSVAMSFFERGRDFFGASLMGVIQTMIDRGEIACEKPSWAAGQLMGMVEHPVFFVPLVTGEEVRTRRTVDQIAADAVETFLARYGT